The proteins below come from a single Neptunomonas phycophila genomic window:
- the rplD gene encoding 50S ribosomal protein L4, with the protein MNLNLAGTNNGSVEVSDLAFGKDFNEALVHQVVTAYLAGARQGTKAQKSRSDVAGGGAKPFRQKGTGRARAGTVSSPIWRSGGVTFAAQPRNHSQKVNKKMYRAAMRCIFSELVRQERLVVVEQFAMEAPKTKQFVAKMKELDLSNVLIVTEDVEANLYLAARNVPHVDVRDVAGVDPVSLVGFDKVVVTVPALKKIEEALA; encoded by the coding sequence ATGAATCTGAATCTCGCTGGAACCAATAATGGGTCGGTCGAAGTATCCGATCTAGCTTTTGGTAAAGATTTCAACGAAGCACTTGTACACCAAGTAGTTACAGCTTACTTGGCTGGTGCTCGTCAAGGTACTAAAGCACAGAAGTCACGTTCTGATGTTGCTGGCGGTGGTGCTAAGCCATTCCGTCAAAAAGGAACGGGTCGTGCTCGTGCTGGTACTGTAAGTTCGCCAATCTGGCGCAGTGGTGGTGTTACATTCGCAGCTCAGCCGCGTAACCACTCGCAGAAAGTGAACAAGAAAATGTATCGTGCAGCTATGCGTTGCATCTTCTCTGAATTGGTTCGTCAAGAGCGTTTAGTTGTTGTTGAGCAGTTCGCGATGGAAGCACCGAAGACTAAGCAGTTTGTCGCTAAGATGAAAGAGCTTGATTTGTCTAATGTGTTGATCGTTACAGAAGACGTAGAAGCTAACCTGTACCTGGCGGCGCGTAACGTGCCACACGTCGATGTGCGTGATGTTGCAGGTGTTGACCCGGTTAGTCTTGTTGGTTTCGACAAGGTTGTAGTTACAGTCCCTGCTCTTAAGAAAATTGAGGAGGCGCTAGCATGA
- the rpsS gene encoding 30S ribosomal protein S19, whose amino-acid sequence MPRSLKKGPFIDLHLLKKVEAAIEKSDRKPIKTWSRRSTIFPHFVGMTIAVHNGRQHVPVFITEDMVGHKLGEFSATRTYRGHAADKKAKKR is encoded by the coding sequence GTGCCACGTTCACTGAAGAAAGGTCCATTTATCGACCTTCACCTGTTGAAGAAGGTAGAAGCTGCAATTGAAAAGAGCGATCGTAAGCCAATTAAAACTTGGTCACGTCGTTCTACAATCTTCCCGCATTTTGTTGGGATGACGATTGCAGTTCATAACGGCCGCCAGCACGTTCCAGTTTTCATTACTGAAGACATGGTTGGCCACAAATTGGGCGAATTTTCTGCTACGCGTACCTATCGTGGTCACGCAGCGGATAAGAAAGCCAAGAAGCGCTAA
- the rpmC gene encoding 50S ribosomal protein L29, whose translation MKATELREKSSEELQQELLGLLKDQFNLRMQKSTGQLAQTHLLSQVRRDIARVKTVLNNKVGEK comes from the coding sequence ATGAAAGCTACTGAACTGCGTGAAAAGTCATCTGAAGAACTGCAACAAGAGTTGTTGGGTCTTCTGAAAGATCAGTTCAATCTGCGTATGCAGAAATCAACTGGTCAGTTGGCGCAGACTCACCTACTGAGCCAAGTTCGCCGCGACATCGCTCGCGTTAAGACTGTACTGAATAACAAGGTAGGTGAAAAATGA
- the rplX gene encoding 50S ribosomal protein L24 has product MRKIKRDDEVIVIAGKDKGKRGTVLRVLKDDRLIVSGINMVKKHTKPNPMLGKPGGIVEKEAGIATSNIAIFNPATGKGDRVGFKILEDGTKVRFFKSNGEVVGK; this is encoded by the coding sequence ATGCGTAAAATTAAACGTGACGACGAAGTAATCGTCATCGCAGGCAAAGATAAAGGTAAGCGCGGTACTGTTCTGCGTGTGCTAAAAGATGATCGTTTGATTGTCTCTGGCATCAATATGGTGAAAAAGCACACCAAACCTAACCCAATGTTAGGTAAGCCGGGTGGTATCGTTGAGAAGGAAGCGGGTATTGCTACTTCTAATATTGCGATCTTCAATCCTGCTACCGGAAAGGGTGATCGTGTTGGCTTCAAAATTCTTGAAGATGGCACAAAAGTTCGCTTCTTCAAATCTAACGGCGAAGTCGTCGGTAAATAA
- the rpsJ gene encoding 30S ribosomal protein S10, with the protein MQNQKIRIRLKAFDHRLIDSSAQEIVDTAKRTGAQVRGPIPLPTRKERYTVLISPHVNKDARDQYEIRTHKRVLDIVEPTEKTVDALMKLDLAAGVEVQISLG; encoded by the coding sequence ATGCAAAACCAGAAAATCAGAATTCGTCTGAAAGCGTTTGATCATCGCTTGATCGACTCGTCCGCGCAGGAAATCGTAGATACTGCTAAGCGTACGGGTGCTCAAGTGCGTGGTCCGATCCCGCTTCCAACTCGCAAAGAGCGTTACACCGTTCTGATCTCTCCGCACGTCAATAAAGACGCGCGCGATCAGTACGAGATTCGTACGCACAAGCGTGTTCTGGACATCGTTGAGCCAACTGAAAAAACAGTTGACGCATTGATGAAGCTGGATCTAGCTGCAGGTGTAGAAGTGCAAATTAGCTTAGGCTAA
- the rplV gene encoding 50S ribosomal protein L22, protein MMEVAAKLIGARISAQKARLVADQIRGKSVGEALEILSFSPKKGADLVKKVLESAIANAEHNDGADVDELRVSTIFVDEAMTMKRIKPRAKGRADRILKRNSHITVKVSDKG, encoded by the coding sequence ATGATGGAAGTCGCTGCTAAACTTATAGGCGCCCGCATTTCTGCTCAGAAGGCGCGCTTGGTTGCTGATCAAATTCGCGGCAAGTCGGTAGGTGAAGCCCTTGAGATCTTATCATTCAGCCCTAAAAAAGGTGCTGATTTGGTTAAGAAGGTGCTTGAGTCTGCAATTGCAAACGCTGAGCACAATGACGGTGCCGATGTTGATGAGTTACGTGTGTCAACTATCTTCGTAGATGAAGCTATGACCATGAAACGCATTAAGCCTCGTGCGAAGGGTCGCGCTGACCGCATCCTGAAGCGCAACTCCCACATCACCGTTAAGGTGTCCGACAAAGGCTGA
- the rplO gene encoding 50S ribosomal protein L15 produces the protein MRLNTLSPAAGSKQAPKRVGRGIGSGLGKTGGRGHKGQKSRSGGSVKPGFEGGQMPLQRRLPKFGFTSRKARYATEIRLNELNSINAEVIDLAALKAADIISDEIKTAKVILSGELKKAVNIKGLKVTKGALAAIEAAGGKVEA, from the coding sequence ATGCGTCTGAACACTCTCAGTCCAGCTGCTGGCTCTAAGCAAGCACCGAAACGCGTTGGTCGTGGTATCGGTTCTGGTTTAGGCAAGACTGGCGGTCGTGGTCACAAGGGTCAAAAGTCCCGCTCTGGCGGTTCTGTTAAACCGGGATTTGAAGGCGGTCAGATGCCGCTTCAACGTCGTCTGCCAAAATTTGGCTTCACGTCCCGTAAAGCACGTTATGCTACTGAAATTCGTTTAAACGAGTTGAATAGCATTAATGCTGAAGTAATCGATCTGGCAGCACTAAAAGCAGCGGATATCATTTCTGATGAAATCAAAACTGCAAAAGTTATCCTGTCAGGTGAGCTGAAAAAAGCGGTCAACATCAAAGGTCTTAAAGTGACTAAAGGTGCTTTGGCTGCGATTGAAGCTGCTGGCGGTAAAGTCGAGGCGTAA
- the rplC gene encoding 50S ribosomal protein L3, whose amino-acid sequence MSVGLIGRKAGMTRIFTEDGVSVPVTVIEVDPNRVTQVKTADQDGYAAIQVTTGTVKANRLNKPEAGHFAKANVEAGRGLWEFRLSGDEEINVGALLTVERFEAGQKVDVSGQSKGKGFQGGIKRWNFSMQDATHGNSLSHRAPGSIGQCQTPGRVWKGKKMAGHMGAERVTVQTLEVVRVDAERNLLLIKGAVPGATGGDVIVKPAVKAGAKEV is encoded by the coding sequence ATGTCTGTAGGTTTAATCGGACGCAAAGCGGGTATGACTCGCATCTTCACTGAAGATGGCGTATCCGTGCCAGTCACGGTCATCGAGGTGGATCCGAACCGTGTGACGCAGGTTAAAACTGCTGATCAGGATGGCTATGCAGCTATCCAAGTGACCACTGGTACAGTTAAGGCTAACCGTCTTAACAAGCCAGAAGCTGGACACTTTGCGAAAGCAAATGTTGAAGCAGGTCGCGGTTTATGGGAGTTCCGTCTGTCGGGTGATGAAGAAATCAACGTTGGCGCATTGCTAACAGTTGAGCGCTTCGAAGCAGGTCAGAAAGTGGATGTTAGCGGTCAGTCTAAAGGTAAAGGCTTCCAAGGCGGTATCAAGCGTTGGAATTTCTCTATGCAAGACGCGACTCACGGTAACTCACTATCTCACCGTGCTCCGGGTTCTATCGGTCAGTGTCAAACTCCTGGTCGTGTATGGAAAGGCAAAAAAATGGCAGGTCACATGGGTGCTGAACGCGTTACTGTTCAGACTCTAGAAGTTGTGCGTGTAGACGCAGAACGTAACTTGTTGTTGATTAAAGGTGCTGTTCCAGGCGCAACCGGCGGTGACGTCATCGTTAAACCAGCTGTTAAAGCTGGCGCCAAGGAGGTTTGA
- the rpsH gene encoding 30S ribosomal protein S8, translating into MSMQDTLADMFTRIRNGHMAGKTAVSMPSSKMKVSVAEVLKSEGYIADVSVEGDAKPVLTIALKYFEGKPVIEQIKRVSRPGLRIYKGSNDIPSVSAGLGVAIVSTSKGVMTDRAARAAGIGGEVICTVF; encoded by the coding sequence ATGAGCATGCAAGATACTCTTGCGGATATGTTTACTCGTATTCGTAACGGTCACATGGCTGGTAAAACAGCTGTATCTATGCCGTCTTCCAAAATGAAAGTTTCAGTTGCTGAAGTATTGAAAAGCGAAGGTTACATTGCAGATGTTTCTGTAGAAGGTGACGCTAAGCCAGTACTTACGATTGCGCTGAAGTATTTCGAAGGTAAGCCGGTTATTGAACAGATTAAACGTGTAAGTCGTCCAGGTCTTCGTATCTACAAAGGCTCTAACGATATTCCTTCGGTTTCTGCTGGTTTAGGTGTAGCAATTGTTTCTACATCTAAAGGCGTGATGACTGATCGAGCTGCACGCGCTGCCGGTATCGGTGGTGAAGTCATCTGTACGGTATTCTAA
- the rplF gene encoding 50S ribosomal protein L6, with protein MSRIAKSPVVVPAGVEVKLDGNLVSVKGKNGQLSMDIHTSVEITQEGSEVNFAARDGSKIARAMSGTARSLVNNMVFGVSQGFEKTLQLQGVGYRAAAKGSVLNLTLGFSHPIDYALPEGVTAETPNQTTVVIRGADKQRVGQVAAEIRAFRPPEPYKGKGVRYADEYVRRKEAKKK; from the coding sequence ATGTCTCGTATTGCGAAAAGTCCCGTAGTTGTACCGGCAGGTGTTGAGGTTAAGTTAGACGGCAATCTTGTTTCTGTTAAAGGCAAGAATGGCCAGCTATCAATGGATATTCATACATCTGTTGAGATCACTCAAGAAGGTAGCGAAGTAAATTTTGCTGCTCGTGATGGCTCTAAAATCGCACGTGCAATGTCTGGTACAGCACGTTCATTGGTTAACAACATGGTCTTTGGTGTGAGCCAAGGTTTTGAAAAAACATTACAGTTGCAAGGTGTTGGTTATCGTGCAGCAGCTAAAGGTAGTGTTTTGAACCTGACTCTAGGTTTCTCACATCCGATCGACTATGCATTGCCTGAAGGCGTAACAGCTGAAACTCCTAACCAAACCACAGTCGTTATTCGTGGTGCTGATAAGCAGCGTGTTGGTCAGGTAGCAGCAGAGATTCGCGCGTTCCGTCCGCCAGAGCCTTATAAAGGTAAAGGTGTACGTTATGCTGACGAATATGTTCGTCGTAAAGAGGCTAAGAAGAAGTAA
- the rpmD gene encoding 50S ribosomal protein L30 — protein MAKTLKVTLVRSPIATLPKHKLCVKGLGLRRIGHTVELEDTPAVRGMINKVHYMVNVVGE, from the coding sequence ATGGCTAAGACTCTAAAAGTAACTTTAGTTCGCAGTCCAATCGCTACTCTGCCAAAGCATAAGCTTTGCGTAAAGGGTCTAGGTTTGCGCCGTATAGGCCATACTGTTGAGTTGGAAGATACCCCAGCTGTTCGCGGTATGATCAATAAAGTCCACTACATGGTTAATGTAGTAGGCGAGTAA
- the rpsQ gene encoding 30S ribosomal protein S17 gives MSAEKRTRTVTGRVISDKMDKTITVLVERKEKHPIYGKFIKRSSKLHAHDEKNECNTGDLVTVQETRPVSKSKTWALVSIDERAAKV, from the coding sequence ATGAGCGCTGAAAAACGTACTCGAACTGTTACTGGTCGTGTAATTAGCGACAAGATGGATAAAACCATCACGGTTCTGGTTGAGCGTAAAGAGAAGCATCCGATTTACGGAAAGTTCATTAAGCGCTCCTCCAAGCTGCATGCTCATGATGAGAAAAACGAGTGTAATACTGGTGACTTGGTAACTGTCCAAGAAACGCGTCCAGTATCCAAGAGTAAAACTTGGGCACTAGTTTCTATTGATGAACGTGCTGCGAAGGTGTAA
- the rplN gene encoding 50S ribosomal protein L14, with product MIQTESMLDVADNSGAKRVQCIKVLGGSHRRYACIGDIIKVTVKEAIPRGRVKKGQVLNAVVVRTRKGVRRPDGSIIRFDTNSAVLLNANDAPMGTRIFGPVTRELRSEKFMKIISLAPEVL from the coding sequence ATGATTCAAACTGAATCTATGCTTGATGTTGCTGATAACAGCGGCGCTAAGCGTGTACAGTGTATTAAGGTCCTAGGTGGTTCCCACCGTCGTTACGCTTGTATCGGCGACATTATTAAGGTGACTGTGAAGGAAGCAATTCCTCGCGGCCGCGTTAAGAAAGGTCAGGTCTTAAACGCTGTTGTTGTACGTACTCGTAAAGGTGTACGTCGCCCAGACGGTTCTATAATCCGCTTTGATACAAACTCAGCGGTATTATTGAATGCCAACGATGCCCCAATGGGTACTCGTATTTTTGGCCCAGTAACGCGTGAACTTCGCTCAGAGAAGTTCATGAAAATCATTTCCCTGGCGCCTGAAGTGCTGTAA
- the rpsC gene encoding 30S ribosomal protein S3 — MGQKIHPTGIRLGIVKDHTSVWYADKSEYAAKLLNDLQVRSYLEGQLKSASVSRIEIERPAQNAKITIFTARPGIVIGKKGEDVEKLRNAVSEMMGVPVHINIEEVRKPELDAQLVAQSVASQLERRVMFRRAMKRAVQNAMRLGAKGIKIQVSGRLGGAEIARSEWYREGRVPLHTLRADIDYAAYEAHTTYGVIGVKVWIFKGEVLGGIEQVRAEKKNPPKKKGSK, encoded by the coding sequence ATGGGTCAGAAAATACATCCGACCGGTATTCGACTGGGTATCGTTAAAGATCACACATCTGTGTGGTATGCGGACAAGTCTGAATACGCTGCAAAATTGTTAAATGACTTGCAAGTACGTAGTTACTTGGAAGGTCAGTTGAAAAGTGCTTCTGTAAGCCGCATCGAAATCGAGCGTCCTGCACAGAATGCTAAAATCACCATTTTTACTGCACGTCCAGGTATTGTGATCGGTAAAAAAGGTGAAGATGTTGAAAAACTGCGTAATGCTGTATCAGAAATGATGGGCGTTCCTGTTCATATCAACATTGAAGAAGTTCGTAAGCCTGAATTAGATGCTCAGCTAGTAGCTCAAAGCGTAGCTAGCCAGTTAGAGCGTCGTGTTATGTTCCGTCGTGCTATGAAGCGTGCGGTACAAAACGCTATGCGTCTTGGTGCTAAAGGTATCAAGATTCAGGTAAGCGGTCGTTTGGGTGGCGCTGAGATCGCGCGCTCTGAGTGGTATCGTGAAGGCCGCGTGCCTCTGCACACTCTGCGTGCTGATATCGATTATGCTGCTTATGAAGCGCACACTACTTATGGTGTGATTGGCGTTAAAGTCTGGATCTTCAAAGGTGAAGTTCTTGGTGGTATCGAACAGGTACGTGCTGAGAAGAAAAACCCACCTAAGAAGAAAGGTTCTAAGTGA
- the rpsE gene encoding 30S ribosomal protein S5, whose translation MSNHEQKDGELQEKLVQVNRVAKVVKGGRIFAFTALTVVGDGNGRVGFGRGKAREVPVAIQKAMEQARRNMIRVELNGGTLQYPVTARHGASRVYMQPASEGTGVIAGGAMRSVLEIAGVHNVLAKCYGSTNPVNVVRATVKGLQHMRSPEDVAAKRGKTVEEILG comes from the coding sequence ATGTCAAATCACGAACAAAAAGATGGTGAACTGCAAGAGAAGCTAGTTCAAGTAAATCGTGTCGCTAAAGTTGTTAAAGGCGGCCGTATTTTTGCTTTTACTGCGCTAACTGTTGTTGGTGACGGAAATGGCCGTGTAGGCTTTGGCCGTGGTAAAGCGCGTGAAGTGCCTGTAGCTATTCAAAAAGCTATGGAGCAAGCACGCCGTAATATGATCCGTGTTGAGCTAAATGGTGGTACTTTGCAGTACCCAGTTACTGCTCGTCATGGTGCTTCACGTGTATACATGCAGCCTGCTTCTGAAGGTACAGGTGTAATCGCCGGTGGTGCGATGCGTTCTGTTCTTGAAATCGCAGGTGTACACAACGTACTGGCTAAGTGCTACGGCTCTACAAACCCAGTAAACGTTGTTCGCGCAACAGTTAAAGGTTTGCAGCACATGCGCTCACCTGAAGACGTTGCTGCTAAGCGTGGCAAAACTGTAGAAGAGATCCTGGGGTAG
- a CDS encoding EF-Tu/IF-2/RF-3 family GTPase — FSISGRGTVVTGRVERGIVKVGEEIEIVGIRETTKTTCTGVEMFRKLLDEGRAGENVGALLRGTKRDDVERGQVLAKPGTINPHTNFECEVYVLSKDEGGRHTPFFKGYRPQFYFRTTDVTGNCELPEGVEMVMPGDNVKMVVTLIAPIAMDEGLRFAIREGGRTVGAGVVSKIFA, encoded by the coding sequence TATTCTCTATCTCTGGTCGTGGTACAGTAGTAACAGGCCGTGTAGAGCGTGGTATCGTTAAAGTCGGCGAAGAGATTGAAATCGTTGGTATCCGCGAAACTACTAAGACAACATGTACTGGTGTTGAAATGTTCCGTAAGTTGCTTGACGAAGGTCGTGCAGGTGAGAACGTTGGTGCATTGTTGCGTGGTACTAAGCGTGATGACGTTGAGCGTGGTCAAGTATTGGCTAAGCCAGGTACAATCAACCCGCACACGAACTTCGAATGTGAAGTATACGTACTGAGCAAAGATGAAGGTGGTCGTCATACTCCATTCTTCAAAGGCTACCGTCCACAGTTCTACTTCCGTACTACTGACGTGACAGGTAACTGTGAATTGCCAGAAGGCGTAGAAATGGTGATGCCAGGTGACAACGTTAAAATGGTTGTTACTCTGATTGCGCCGATCGCGATGGATGAAGGTCTGCGTTTTGCGATCCGTGAAGGCGGTCGTACAGTAGGTGCAGGCGTTGTATCTAAAATCTTCGCTTAA
- the rplW gene encoding 50S ribosomal protein L23 has translation MNQERLYKVLLGPHISEKATIVADSSQQVVFRVAKDATKQEIKAAVEELFNVKVDGVNVLNAKGKTKRTARGLGKRSDVRKAYVRLSEGSEIDFLGGE, from the coding sequence ATGAACCAGGAACGTCTGTACAAAGTTCTCTTAGGTCCTCATATCTCTGAGAAAGCAACTATCGTCGCTGACAGTTCGCAGCAGGTAGTTTTCCGTGTGGCAAAAGATGCTACCAAACAAGAAATCAAGGCAGCGGTTGAAGAATTGTTTAACGTCAAAGTTGATGGCGTAAACGTTCTTAACGCAAAAGGTAAGACCAAACGTACTGCGCGTGGCTTAGGCAAGCGTAGTGACGTTCGTAAGGCGTATGTTCGTCTTAGCGAAGGCTCTGAAATTGATTTCCTTGGTGGCGAATAA
- the rplP gene encoding 50S ribosomal protein L16: MLQPKRTKFRKMMKGRNRGLAQRGSAVSFGEYGLKATGRGRITARQIEAARRTMTRHVKRGGKIWIRIFPDKPITNKPLEVRMGKGKGNVEYWVAQIQPGRVLFEMGGVPEELATEAFNLAAAKLPIATTIVKRTVM, from the coding sequence ATGTTACAACCTAAACGTACGAAATTTCGTAAAATGATGAAAGGCCGTAACCGCGGTCTTGCGCAGCGCGGTAGCGCAGTTAGCTTTGGCGAGTATGGCCTTAAAGCAACTGGACGTGGCCGTATTACTGCTCGTCAAATCGAAGCTGCACGTCGTACCATGACTCGTCACGTTAAGCGTGGTGGTAAAATCTGGATTCGTATTTTTCCAGACAAGCCGATTACCAATAAGCCGCTTGAAGTGCGTATGGGTAAAGGTAAAGGTAACGTGGAGTATTGGGTAGCGCAGATCCAGCCGGGTCGTGTGTTATTTGAGATGGGCGGTGTGCCTGAAGAGCTGGCGACTGAGGCGTTTAACCTAGCCGCTGCTAAGCTGCCGATCGCTACAACCATTGTCAAACGGACGGTGATGTAA
- the rplB gene encoding 50S ribosomal protein L2 encodes MAVTKTKPTSAGRRHVVKVSGAELHKGKPLAALVEKKSKTGGRNNNGRITTRHIGGGHKQHYRLVDFRRNKDGIPAVVERLEYDPNRSAHIALLKYADGERTYIIAPKGVVAGDKLVSGADADIKVGNTLPIRNVPVGSVIHCIELKPGKGAQIARSAGTSAQLVAREGAYATLRLRSGEMRKVLVDCRATLGEVSNSEHSLRQLGKAGAKRWKGVRPTVRGVAMNPVDHPHGGGEGRTSGGRHPVTPWGVPTKGYKTRKNKRTNKLIVRRRSK; translated from the coding sequence ATGGCAGTTACTAAAACAAAGCCAACCTCTGCTGGCCGTCGTCATGTCGTTAAGGTTTCTGGTGCTGAACTGCACAAAGGTAAGCCGTTAGCTGCACTAGTTGAGAAGAAAAGCAAAACTGGTGGACGTAACAACAATGGTCGCATTACTACGCGTCACATTGGTGGTGGTCATAAGCAGCATTATCGACTCGTCGATTTCCGTCGTAACAAAGACGGAATTCCTGCAGTTGTAGAGCGTTTGGAATATGATCCAAACCGTTCAGCTCACATCGCATTGCTTAAATATGCTGATGGCGAGCGTACTTACATCATTGCGCCTAAAGGTGTTGTTGCTGGTGATAAACTAGTATCAGGTGCTGATGCAGATATTAAAGTTGGTAACACGCTTCCAATCCGTAATGTACCGGTTGGTAGTGTTATCCACTGTATCGAATTGAAGCCTGGCAAGGGTGCGCAAATTGCTCGTTCTGCTGGTACTTCAGCTCAGCTAGTTGCTCGTGAAGGTGCGTACGCTACATTGCGTTTGCGTTCTGGCGAGATGCGTAAAGTCTTGGTTGACTGTCGCGCAACACTGGGTGAAGTAAGCAACAGCGAACATAGCCTACGTCAGCTCGGTAAAGCCGGTGCTAAACGTTGGAAAGGTGTTCGTCCTACCGTTCGCGGTGTTGCTATGAACCCAGTTGATCACCCGCACGGTGGTGGTGAAGGTCGTACTTCGGGCGGTCGTCATCCTGTTACACCATGGGGTGTTCCAACTAAAGGTTATAAAACTCGTAAGAACAAGCGCACGAACAAACTAATCGTTCGTCGCCGTTCCAAGTAA
- the rpsN gene encoding 30S ribosomal protein S14, which yields MAKTSMKAREDKRAKLVAKFAAKRAELKAKIKNPATSDEDRWDAQVALQKLPRDANPVRQQRRCQITGRPHAVYRKFGLSRIKLREAAMRGDVPGLKKASW from the coding sequence ATGGCTAAAACTTCAATGAAAGCGCGTGAAGATAAGCGTGCTAAATTGGTTGCTAAGTTCGCTGCAAAACGCGCTGAACTTAAAGCAAAAATTAAGAACCCTGCGACTTCTGATGAAGATCGTTGGGACGCACAAGTTGCGCTGCAAAAATTGCCGCGTGACGCAAACCCGGTTCGTCAACAACGTCGTTGTCAGATCACAGGTCGTCCACATGCGGTTTACCGTAAGTTCGGTCTGAGCCGTATCAAGCTGCGTGAAGCTGCGATGCGTGGTGATGTTCCAGGTTTGAAGAAGGCAAGCTGGTAA
- the rplR gene encoding 50S ribosomal protein L18: MNAKKQARIRRSRRARLKMRELGEVRLCVNRTPRHIYAQLISADGGTVLASASTVEQALRADATGNVDAAGKVGVLIAERGKEAGITKVAFDRSGFKYHGRVKALADAAREGGLEF; this comes from the coding sequence ATGAACGCTAAGAAACAAGCACGTATTCGTCGCTCACGCCGTGCTCGCCTGAAAATGCGCGAACTAGGTGAAGTGCGTCTGTGCGTTAATCGCACACCTCGTCACATCTACGCTCAGCTAATTTCTGCTGATGGTGGTACGGTTCTGGCTTCTGCATCTACTGTAGAACAAGCGCTTCGCGCTGACGCAACAGGTAACGTAGATGCAGCAGGAAAAGTAGGTGTCCTGATCGCTGAACGTGGCAAAGAAGCAGGAATCACAAAAGTCGCTTTTGACCGCTCTGGTTTTAAATACCATGGCCGAGTTAAAGCACTCGCTGATGCAGCCCGTGAAGGCGGCCTAGAATTCTAA
- the rplE gene encoding 50S ribosomal protein L5, which yields MSRLKALYANEVKLKLKEELNSPNIMAVPRVSKITLNMGVGEALGDKKQLENAVADLTAIAGQKPVVTLARKSIAGFKVREGWPIGCKVTLRGERMWEFLDRLVDVSIPRIRDFRGLNPKSFDGRGNYSMGVKEQIIFPEIEYDKVDKLRGLDITVTTTAQTNDEGRALLAALGFPFKK from the coding sequence ATGTCAAGATTAAAAGCGTTATACGCAAATGAAGTTAAGCTAAAGCTTAAAGAAGAGTTGAATAGCCCGAACATTATGGCTGTTCCTCGCGTTTCTAAAATCACTCTAAATATGGGTGTTGGTGAAGCGTTAGGCGATAAAAAGCAACTTGAAAACGCAGTAGCTGATTTAACAGCTATCGCTGGTCAAAAACCTGTTGTTACTTTGGCTCGCAAATCTATTGCTGGCTTTAAAGTTCGTGAAGGCTGGCCGATCGGTTGTAAAGTAACATTGCGCGGTGAGCGTATGTGGGAATTCTTAGATCGTTTAGTTGACGTTTCTATCCCACGTATTCGTGACTTCCGTGGTTTGAATCCTAAGTCTTTTGACGGTCGTGGTAACTACAGCATGGGTGTTAAAGAGCAGATTATCTTCCCTGAAATCGAATACGATAAGGTTGATAAGTTGCGTGGTCTTGATATTACTGTCACGACTACCGCTCAAACAAACGACGAGGGTCGTGCCTTGCTGGCTGCCCTGGGTTTCCCGTTCAAGAAATAA